One window of the Mixophyes fleayi isolate aMixFle1 chromosome 6, aMixFle1.hap1, whole genome shotgun sequence genome contains the following:
- the LOC142159950 gene encoding uncharacterized protein LOC142159950 translates to MMDKNRSHTTERILNLTLEIIYLLTGEEYTVVKKTSGDHVTTSSRPRVSGRLSWNQIPIMEPPLHSLIHERNNDQRILELTDKIIQLLTGEEWDNLEGHKDLYKDVMMENHRPLTSLGGSSNRNTPERCHRRLYSQDSREENHNIPEDYQGEDRIDIKVEVIEGEDETYVTADQQFKDEEIPPYISTDGQYCRNTSEGHLILSSDCDIKDNITREFPGEDPDMSTIHTVPHSPDISSDPFTHGRCFPDISDIVAHNISHKSDKIFPCSLCGKCFTHISNRIRHQKIHSGQKPFPCSDCGKRFTRKSHLTEHQRIHTGEKPFSCNECGKSFKHKSHLVIHQRTHTGEKPFHCSECGKFFTQKSNLLYHQRIHTGEKPFPCSE, encoded by the exons ATGATGGACAAAAATAGGAGTCACACGACTGAGCGGATActaaatctcaccctggagatcatctacctgctgacaggagag GAATATACAgtagtgaagaagacatctggGGATCATGTGACAACCAGCAGCCGTCCCCGTGTGTCAGGAAGATTGAGCTGGAACCAGATCCCCATCATGGAACCTCCActtcactcactgatacatgagagaaacaatgaccagaggattctagaactcaccgacaagatcattcagctgctgactggagag GAATGGGAtaatttagaaggacacaaggatcTCTACAAGGACGttatgatggagaatcaccggcccctcacatcactgg gtGGGtctagtaacagaaataccccagagagatgtcatCGTcgtctttattcacaggattctAGAGAGGAAAATCACAATATCCCAGAGGATTATCAG GGTGAAGACCGGATTGATATTAAAGTTGAAGTTATAGAGGGAGAAGATGAAACATATGTGACTGCTGATCAGCAGTTTAAGGATGAGGAAATTCCTCcatatatcagcacag ATGGACAATACTGCAGGAATACTTCGGAGGGGCATCTCATTTTATCTTCAGATTGTGACATCAAAGATAACATCACTCGAGAGTTTCCAGGAGAAGACCCCGATATGTCAACCATACATACAGTACCTCATAGTCCAGATATATCATCTGATCCCTTTACACATGGGAGATGTTTTCCTGATATCTCAGATATTGTTGCACATAACATAAGTCATAAAAGTGATAAAATATTTCCATGTTCTctatgtggtaaatgttttacccATATTTCAAATCGCATTcgacatcagaaaattcactcCGGtcagaagccatttccatgttctgattgtgggaaacGTTTTACACGTAAATCTCATCTTACCGAacaccagagaattcacacaggtgagaagccattttcatgtaaCGAGTGTGGGAAATCTTTTAAACACAAATCCCAtcttgttatacatcagagaactcacacaggcgaGAAGCCATTTcattgttctgaatgtgggaaattttTTACACAAAAGTCAAATCTCCTTtatcatcagagaattcacacaggtgagaagccatttccgtGCTCTGAGTGA